From one Humulus lupulus chromosome 8, drHumLupu1.1, whole genome shotgun sequence genomic stretch:
- the LOC133796215 gene encoding uncharacterized protein LOC133796215, which yields MKIDLSKAYDTVDWCFLEDLLVSLRFPTRLIAWVMVCLRGTYYVLMMNGRLQGGFQGVKGLRQGDPISPLLFVLVMEYLTRLLQLGATQSKFKFHPLCKSLKIINLCFADDLIIFCKANRDSIQCVKQIFEDFCSSTGLKANHSKSHVYFGGVANLEKGHLLQILQIKEGTFPLNYLGVPMRPTKWKAADCDIILKKIKLRLHTWASRHLSYAGRTQLINSVLLGLRNYWMNIFMLPQSVIKEIDKLCMWFLWGNNGTRSNFHQASWSKVSLPKAYGGLGFGEGTKWNKAKYIWAISHQPEAIDTFTEVDIDAAASHGYFKIGLFYKRIILQEQIKYHHFVWNRMSVPKHRFIIWQAVNDNLLTQDHLQKVTHIIQTWIGCKWPLQLKDWTCWIEDRRKGVKSEVIDRLCRPSDMYARGFRTLLPARESAVSSRWVKALPVEINSREFSMDLIELAIDDFDMILGMDWYTKSAHFFPVKMTYMVEQYTELYVKVIMQLNGAPRSIVYDRDPTFTSTFWESLLKVTGT from the exons ATGAAGATCGATCTTAGCAAAGCCTATGATACGGTAGACTGGTGTTTTTTGGAGGATCTATTGGTTAGTTTGCGATTTCCTACCCGGCTCATAGCTTGGGTGATGGTTTGTCTTCGTGGCACCTACTATGTACTTATGATGAATGGGAGATTGCAGGGGGGATTTCAAGGTGTTAAGGGTCTGCGCCAAGGAGACCCtatttctccattattgtttgTCCTGGTAATGGAATATCTCACCCGTTTACTGCAGCTAGGAGCTACTCAGTCTAAGTTCAAGTTTCATCCTCTGTGTAAAAGCCTCAAAATAATAAATCTTTGCTTTGCGGATGATTTAATCATTTTCTGTAAGGCAAATAGAGACTCAATTCAGTGTGTAAAGCAGATCTTTGAGGACTTCTGTAGTAGCACAGGGCTGAAGGCTAATCACAGCAAATCACATGTCTATTTTGGAGGTGTTGCGAACCTAGAAAAGGGTCATTTACTTCAGATTTTACAGATTAAAGAGGGAACATTTCCTCTTAATTATCTTGGTGTTCCAATGAGACCAACAAAATGGAAAGCAGCTGATTGTGATATTATTCTAAAAAAGATTAAACTTAGGCTTCACACTTGGGCTAGTAGGCACCTCTCTTATGCCGGGAGGACTCAACTTATAAATTCTGTTCTGTTGGGGTTGCGTAACTATTGGATGAATATCTTCATGCTCCCTCAAAGTGTTATCAAGGAGATTGATAAACTTTGCATGTGGTTCTTGTGGGGTAACAATGGAACCCGAAGTAACTTCCATCAAGCTTCTTGGTCCAAAGTCAGCTTGCCTAAAGCTTATGGAGGTTTGGGTTTTGGTGAAGGAACAAAATGGAACAAGGCTAAGTATATTTGGGCTATTAGTCATCAACCTGAGGCGAT AGATACCTTTACTGAAGTGGACATAGATGCGGCAGCTAGTCATGGTTACTTCAAGATTGGTTTGTTCTATAAAAGAATAATCCTCCAAGAGCAAATCAAGTATCATCATTTTGTGTGGAATAGGATGAGTGTGCCTAAGCATCGTTTTATTATTTGGCAAGCGGTAAATGACAATTTACTCACCCAAGACCACTTGCAAAAG GTAACTCACATTATTCAAACTTGGATAGGCTGTAAGTGGCCTCTTCAGCTCAAAGATTGGACTTGTTGGATTGAAGATAGGAGGAAGGGTGTGAAGTCAGAG GTGATAGACCGTTTGTGTAGACCAAGTGatatgtatgctaggggattcaggactttgttgccaGCTAGGGAATCGGCAGTCTCTAGTAGGTGGGTTaaagcattaccagtagagataaaCAGTAGGGAGTTTTCTATGGATCTGATCGAATTGGCAAtagatgactttgatatgattctggggatggattg gtacaccaaatcagcccacttctTTCCTGTTAAAATGACTTATATGGTGGAGCAGTACACTGAGTTGTATGTAAAGGTGATCATGCAACTCAATGGGGCTCCGAGGTCTATAGTATATGACAGGgatcccaccttcacctctacGTTTTGGGAGAGCTTGCTGAAGGTTACGGGCACGTAG